From the genome of Flavobacterium luteolum, one region includes:
- a CDS encoding serine O-acetyltransferase codes for MKSFYHEIARQHQELLILPEKKVIHQFIDDFFLLLYSNTTKTYETEASVRYKFNLLEKQFDELVTDFSPKSDSRQQTEIFFEAIPHLHKKAINDALTIFTKDPAAKSFEEVLYSYPGFFAIAVYRFSHQLWEQDLKLLARTISEYAHIKTSIEIHPGAQIGDNFAIDHGTGIVIGETTIIGNDVQIYQGVTLGAMSVKKEDAFIKRHPTIEDNVVIYANSSILGGQTIVGKNSIIGGNVWLTNSILPNSIVYHKNEIKIKTLSENKKEIQKDTASLTFNYNTGERYLSVDELFE; via the coding sequence ATGAAATCTTTTTATCACGAAATAGCGCGACAACATCAGGAATTATTAATTCTTCCCGAAAAAAAAGTTATCCATCAGTTTATTGATGATTTCTTCCTTCTGCTGTATTCAAATACAACAAAGACTTATGAAACTGAGGCATCTGTAAGATATAAATTCAATCTTCTTGAAAAACAGTTTGATGAACTAGTCACCGATTTTTCTCCCAAAAGTGATTCAAGACAACAGACTGAAATCTTTTTTGAAGCCATTCCGCATTTACACAAAAAAGCAATAAATGATGCGCTTACCATTTTTACAAAAGATCCAGCCGCAAAATCCTTTGAAGAAGTCTTGTATTCTTATCCTGGCTTTTTTGCTATTGCGGTTTATCGATTTTCACATCAATTATGGGAACAGGATCTAAAACTTCTTGCCAGAACTATTTCAGAATATGCACACATAAAGACGAGTATAGAAATTCATCCCGGCGCTCAAATCGGAGATAATTTTGCCATTGATCACGGAACCGGAATTGTAATTGGCGAAACCACAATTATTGGCAATGATGTACAAATTTATCAAGGCGTTACGCTTGGGGCTATGAGTGTAAAAAAAGAAGACGCATTTATAAAAAGACATCCAACAATTGAAGATAATGTGGTAATCTATGCCAACAGCTCTATTCTTGGCGGTCAGACAATCGTTGGAAAAAATTCAATTATTGGCGGTAATGTATGGCTTACCAACAGTATTCTCCCAAATTCTATTGTGTATCATAAGAACGAAATAAAAATAAAAACACTTTCAGAAAACAAAAAAGAAATCCAAAAAGACACTGCAAGCCTAACTTTTAATTACAATACAGGAGAAAGATATTTATCTGTAGATGAGCTGTTTGAATAA
- a CDS encoding family 2A encapsulin nanocompartment shell protein: MAETKPQQTALGDVAARQLAIATRTVPQIGTVTPRWLTHLLHWTPVESGVFRLNKVKNANHIEVDCSARDERVLPNTFVDYIDNPREYNLAAVQTIIDVHTRVSDLYSKPYNQISEQLRLAIETIKERQESELINNKDYGLLSNVVPSQIIKTRTGAPTPDDLDELLTKVWKEPGFFLLHPLAIAAFGRECTRRGVPPPTTSLFGSQFLTWRGIPLIPSDKLPIVKGKSKIILLRTGESRQGVIGLIQPGLQGEQSPGLSVRFMGINEKAIASYLVSLYCSLAILVDDAIAVLEDVEIGKYHEYKY, encoded by the coding sequence ATGGCAGAAACAAAACCACAACAGACCGCATTAGGCGATGTTGCAGCAAGACAGCTCGCAATAGCAACTCGTACAGTTCCACAAATCGGAACCGTGACACCAAGATGGCTAACACATTTATTACATTGGACACCAGTTGAATCGGGCGTATTTCGTTTAAACAAAGTTAAAAATGCCAACCATATCGAAGTAGACTGTTCTGCCCGTGACGAAAGAGTTTTACCCAACACTTTTGTTGATTATATCGATAATCCAAGAGAATATAATCTTGCGGCAGTACAAACCATTATTGATGTTCATACCCGTGTTTCTGACTTATACAGCAAACCTTATAATCAGATTTCAGAACAACTTCGCTTGGCAATAGAAACGATTAAAGAACGTCAGGAAAGCGAATTAATCAATAATAAAGATTATGGTTTATTGAGCAATGTTGTGCCTTCACAAATCATTAAAACACGCACAGGAGCTCCAACTCCCGATGATTTAGATGAATTGCTTACAAAGGTCTGGAAAGAACCTGGATTCTTTTTACTGCATCCATTGGCCATTGCAGCTTTCGGGCGCGAATGTACTCGTCGTGGTGTTCCTCCTCCTACTACATCTTTATTTGGATCTCAGTTTTTAACTTGGAGAGGAATTCCGCTTATTCCTTCGGATAAACTGCCAATTGTAAAAGGAAAATCTAAAATCATTTTACTGCGTACAGGCGAAAGCCGTCAAGGCGTTATCGGATTAATTCAGCCGGGATTGCAAGGCGAACAATCTCCAGGATTATCCGTTCGTTTCATGGGAATTAACGAAAAAGCAATTGCTTCTTATCTGGTTTCACTTTACTGCTCTTTGGCTATTTTGGTTGACGATGCCATAGCTGTATTAGAAGATGTAGAAATAGGAAAGTATCATGAGTACAAATATTAA
- a CDS encoding SusC/RagA family TonB-linked outer membrane protein, with amino-acid sequence MNKQLHAFLWLFVFLVSTEIKAQNTQPLINSTLNGTVVDQVTNQPIPGVTIQIKGTTHSSVTDLDGKFYFQTGQKFPYTLIVSYLGYVTAEHIATKDFIQISLKEDVKELNEIVIIGYGSTSKKDYTGAAETVAQMSLKATQKTLESSLQGSVAGVNVTQTSGQPGAGMSIRIRGGSSIQGGNEPLYVIDGFPLYNSEVTSGVLSGTPTNPLSTINPSDIESITVLKDASSTAIYGSRGANGVVIITTKKGSNNATTVSYDFTIGQQSVRKKVDVLDAQGFSRLRNAALYDSNPSGGTNQYLSDAQIAQLGKGTDWQDAAFQKGLTQNHQLSVSGGNNQTKYAVSGNYYNQEGIIKNTGFERFSGRVNLNSKISSKARFGLNLTIAETKSKVAPSGLVTALLSMPPTATIYEPDGSYTLRNPFENIFANPIATLNERKNQSITDRILGTIYGEYDILKNLVLKISFGTDMIFNKEKSYLPSSIYEGSITNGEGKIGTADSRSWLNENTLTYTTVIGEKHHLNALAGYTQQSSTREFNTSGSQQYVNDITGYYSLQSGNVALMPTSGESTWALNSFLSRVNYNYDSKYFLTGSIRADGSSRFGKDNKWGYFPSVAAAWQISNESFFNPVKDVINSLKIRTSWGATGNQEIGEYQSLSTLTSVKYLFGDQIYTGFTPTRIANNNLGWELTNQFDAGVDVGFFNDKLNLTVDVYRKTTKDLLLDVQLPYTTGFTSSLQNFGSVRNQGIEFGLNASLGNTAFSWTSNFNIAFNQNKIIALGNGAEFYTFGNYILKVGQSLGTFYGAVTDGILQTNEVATKGVYTGNATPKAGDRLYKDINGDGAFTTAADRTSIGDAQPDFVFGFSNNFIYRGFELAILVNGSVGNKILNGNLQALELYNGQQNASTSALDAWTPTNPSNTTPRAKLDPAPVFSNRFVEDGSFVRLKNIALSYNLPKKLSEKLSLTSVKFRVIGENLLTWTKYTGYDPEVTNGTTISPGTDTGIYPASKTISGGLIVTF; translated from the coding sequence ATGAACAAACAATTACATGCCTTTTTGTGGCTTTTTGTATTTTTGGTTTCAACCGAAATTAAAGCACAAAATACACAGCCCTTAATTAATTCGACCTTAAATGGTACCGTTGTAGATCAAGTTACCAATCAGCCAATTCCTGGCGTAACAATTCAGATCAAAGGAACAACTCATAGTTCTGTAACAGACTTAGACGGAAAATTCTATTTTCAAACGGGACAAAAATTTCCTTATACTTTAATCGTAAGCTATTTAGGTTACGTTACCGCAGAACATATTGCAACCAAAGATTTCATTCAGATCTCGCTAAAAGAAGATGTAAAAGAATTGAACGAAATAGTAATCATTGGTTATGGAAGCACTTCTAAAAAAGACTACACTGGAGCTGCAGAAACTGTGGCTCAGATGTCCTTAAAAGCAACTCAGAAAACATTAGAAAGTTCGCTTCAAGGTTCTGTAGCGGGTGTTAACGTAACACAAACTTCAGGGCAGCCAGGAGCAGGAATGAGCATTCGTATTCGTGGAGGAAGTTCGATTCAGGGGGGAAATGAGCCTTTATATGTTATTGACGGCTTTCCGTTATACAATTCAGAAGTCACTTCTGGTGTTTTAAGCGGTACGCCGACCAATCCGCTTTCAACAATAAATCCGTCAGATATAGAATCGATTACGGTTTTAAAAGATGCTTCTTCAACAGCAATTTACGGTTCTAGAGGAGCAAACGGAGTTGTTATTATCACGACCAAAAAAGGTTCAAACAATGCTACAACTGTAAGTTATGATTTTACAATCGGTCAACAGTCAGTCCGTAAAAAAGTTGATGTGTTAGACGCACAAGGATTTTCTAGATTGAGAAATGCCGCTTTATACGATTCTAATCCGTCAGGTGGAACAAACCAATATTTGAGCGATGCGCAAATTGCCCAATTAGGAAAAGGAACCGATTGGCAAGATGCAGCTTTCCAAAAAGGACTGACACAAAATCATCAATTGAGTGTTTCTGGCGGAAATAATCAGACCAAATATGCGGTTTCTGGAAATTATTACAATCAGGAAGGTATTATAAAAAATACAGGTTTTGAACGTTTCAGCGGACGCGTTAATTTAAATTCGAAAATAAGCAGTAAAGCAAGATTTGGTTTGAATTTAACAATTGCCGAAACGAAATCTAAAGTAGCTCCAAGCGGTTTGGTTACCGCATTATTGAGCATGCCTCCTACTGCAACGATTTACGAACCAGACGGAAGTTATACTTTAAGAAATCCGTTTGAGAATATTTTTGCCAACCCGATTGCGACTTTAAACGAGCGTAAAAACCAATCTATTACCGACCGCATTTTAGGAACTATCTACGGTGAATATGATATTTTGAAAAATTTGGTTTTGAAAATTTCTTTTGGAACCGATATGATTTTCAATAAAGAAAAAAGCTATTTGCCTTCTAGCATTTATGAAGGTTCTATTACCAACGGAGAAGGAAAAATTGGAACTGCCGATTCTAGAAGCTGGTTAAACGAAAACACCTTAACTTATACAACAGTAATTGGCGAAAAACACCATCTGAATGCTTTAGCAGGTTATACACAGCAAAGTTCAACCAGAGAATTTAACACTTCTGGATCACAGCAATATGTAAACGATATTACAGGTTACTACAGTTTACAAAGTGGAAATGTGGCTTTAATGCCAACTTCTGGCGAAAGTACTTGGGCGTTAAATTCATTCTTATCAAGGGTAAATTACAATTACGATTCTAAATATTTCTTAACAGGAAGTATTAGAGCCGACGGTTCTTCGCGATTTGGAAAAGACAATAAATGGGGTTATTTCCCTTCTGTTGCCGCAGCTTGGCAGATTAGTAACGAATCGTTTTTTAATCCTGTAAAAGACGTTATCAATAGTTTAAAAATCAGAACAAGCTGGGGTGCTACAGGAAATCAGGAAATTGGAGAATATCAGTCTTTATCTACTTTAACAAGTGTAAAATATCTTTTTGGAGATCAGATTTATACGGGTTTTACGCCTACGCGAATTGCAAATAATAATTTAGGATGGGAATTAACCAATCAATTTGATGCTGGAGTTGATGTTGGCTTCTTTAATGATAAATTGAATTTAACGGTTGATGTGTATCGCAAAACCACCAAAGATTTATTGTTAGATGTTCAGCTTCCATATACGACAGGATTTACCTCTTCACTTCAAAATTTTGGATCTGTAAGAAATCAGGGAATTGAATTTGGCTTGAATGCTTCTCTTGGAAATACTGCTTTTTCTTGGACATCGAATTTCAATATTGCCTTCAACCAAAATAAAATTATTGCTTTAGGAAATGGTGCTGAATTCTACACTTTTGGAAACTATATTTTAAAAGTTGGCCAATCTTTAGGAACTTTCTACGGAGCAGTAACTGACGGAATTTTACAGACAAATGAAGTAGCTACAAAAGGAGTTTATACCGGAAATGCAACGCCAAAAGCAGGAGATCGCTTGTATAAAGATATTAATGGAGATGGCGCATTTACAACCGCTGCTGACAGAACAAGTATTGGCGATGCACAGCCCGATTTTGTTTTCGGATTCTCTAATAATTTTATTTATAGAGGTTTTGAATTAGCGATTTTAGTAAATGGTTCTGTTGGAAATAAAATCCTTAACGGAAACCTACAAGCTCTGGAATTGTACAACGGACAGCAAAATGCATCAACCTCAGCTCTGGACGCTTGGACACCGACAAATCCGAGTAATACAACGCCAAGAGCAAAATTAGATCCTGCACCAGTTTTCTCTAATCGTTTTGTGGAAGATGGTTCTTTCGTGAGATTAAAAAACATTGCTTTAAGTTATAATCTTCCTAAGAAATTATCAGAGAAATTAAGTTTGACCTCAGTAAAATTCCGCGTTATCGGAGAAAACTTATTAACGTGGACAAAATATACTGGCTACGATCCTGAAGTAACAAACGGAACGACAATTTCTCCTGGAACAGATACTGGAATTTATCCTGCTTCTAAAACAATCTCAGGAGGTTTAATCGTAACATTTTAA
- a CDS encoding arylsulfatase, with the protein MNKRINILFSVLLTGIIGSYEAEAQTASSKPNVILIMVDDMGYSDLGNYGSEIKTPNLDRLAKEGTRLREFYNNSICAPTRASLLTGQYQHKAGVGYFDVNLGLPAYQGYLNKESLTLGEVFRSGGYSTLMSGKWHVGSEDQAQWPNQRGFDKFYGILKGAANYFDTKPLPFGKTAYPVKMIRNNEELHPKDDSYYFTDEIGNNAVTFLDEQNKENKPFFLYLAFTAPHWPLQAKPVDIAKYRGKFDEGWDVLREKRIQKLRENGILLPNQTIAPRDPEVPEWDKLTYDEKQFWKAKMEVYAAMVDNMDQNVGKVLDKLKALKKDKNTLIIFIADNGAQGGFNTYNPLKRGLVRNDGPIGTSGSFDYQEQNWAYLSNTPLQDYKNNMHEGGFSSPFIAWYPSKIKAGRIDKGTGHIIDLAPTFYELAGIEYPKNLNGVTSNPLAGKSLLPVLFDNASEVNRGAPLFWERAGNRAVREGKWKLVSIYPSYQWELYDLEADRGETTNVASQNPGIVNDLSAKYFDWADKTGVVEYSKFKQKGELIPGAAAKK; encoded by the coding sequence ATGAATAAAAGAATAAACATTTTATTTTCTGTTTTATTGACAGGAATAATAGGTTCTTATGAAGCCGAAGCCCAAACCGCATCCTCTAAACCCAATGTAATTTTAATTATGGTTGATGATATGGGATATTCTGATTTAGGGAATTACGGTTCTGAGATAAAAACGCCAAACCTGGATCGTTTAGCGAAAGAAGGAACTCGTCTCCGCGAATTTTACAACAACTCAATTTGTGCGCCTACGAGAGCTTCCTTATTAACAGGACAATATCAGCACAAAGCTGGAGTTGGTTATTTTGATGTGAATTTAGGACTGCCAGCTTATCAGGGTTATCTAAACAAAGAATCTTTGACTTTAGGCGAAGTTTTCCGTTCGGGAGGTTACAGCACTTTAATGTCAGGAAAATGGCACGTAGGTTCTGAAGATCAGGCGCAATGGCCAAATCAAAGAGGTTTTGATAAGTTTTACGGAATCTTAAAAGGTGCAGCGAATTATTTCGACACAAAACCGCTTCCTTTCGGGAAAACGGCTTATCCTGTGAAAATGATTCGCAATAATGAAGAATTGCATCCAAAAGACGACTCGTACTATTTCACAGACGAAATCGGAAATAATGCGGTTACTTTCTTAGACGAGCAAAATAAAGAGAATAAACCTTTCTTTTTATACTTAGCCTTTACAGCGCCTCACTGGCCATTGCAGGCAAAACCTGTTGACATTGCCAAATATCGAGGAAAATTTGATGAAGGCTGGGATGTTTTGAGAGAAAAAAGAATTCAAAAATTAAGAGAAAACGGCATTTTGCTTCCTAACCAAACTATTGCTCCTCGCGACCCAGAAGTTCCAGAATGGGATAAATTGACTTACGATGAAAAACAATTCTGGAAAGCCAAAATGGAGGTTTATGCCGCAATGGTAGACAACATGGATCAAAACGTTGGAAAGGTTTTAGATAAATTGAAAGCTTTAAAAAAAGACAAAAACACTTTAATCATTTTCATTGCAGATAATGGTGCTCAAGGCGGATTCAATACGTATAATCCATTAAAAAGAGGTTTAGTTCGTAACGACGGGCCAATCGGAACTTCTGGTTCTTTTGATTATCAGGAACAAAACTGGGCATATCTTTCTAATACACCTTTACAGGATTATAAAAACAATATGCACGAAGGCGGATTCAGTTCTCCGTTTATTGCTTGGTATCCATCAAAAATTAAAGCAGGAAGAATCGATAAAGGAACGGGACATATTATTGACCTTGCTCCTACTTTTTATGAATTGGCTGGAATTGAATATCCTAAAAACTTAAATGGTGTAACTTCTAATCCGCTTGCTGGAAAAAGTTTATTGCCCGTTTTATTTGACAATGCATCAGAAGTAAACCGTGGCGCTCCTTTATTCTGGGAAAGAGCTGGAAACAGAGCCGTTAGAGAAGGAAAATGGAAATTGGTTTCTATTTATCCGTCTTACCAATGGGAACTTTATGATCTTGAAGCAGACCGTGGCGAAACAACAAACGTTGCATCACAAAATCCTGGAATTGTAAATGATCTTTCTGCCAAATATTTTGATTGGGCAGACAAAACAGGAGTTGTAGAATACAGCAAATTCAAACAAAAAGGAGAATTGATTCCGGGAGCTGCTGCTAAGAAATAA
- a CDS encoding RagB/SusD family nutrient uptake outer membrane protein, whose protein sequence is MKKNIIFSLAVLFLLSACNTLDEDPKAFISSTNFYKTTEDADAAVIAIHNAINSSTHTLYNRLIQIATEMATDDYEAGPRARNAHVRALSNLTHDASNDRMIELWRQSYDGINRANVAIDNIAKNPNLNSQKDKDLINEAKFLRALLYFNLVRWFGDVPLVLHETTVLTPEAINVSNTPEADVYTQIENDLIDAEALPVVQQNKGRVTAGAAKSILAKVYLTEKKWQKAAEKSKEIIDSKVYDLFENYADVFNVATKNGKEHIFSAQFKGLTNWNGNMLASTAAPTSVPGIAGDQADALHKEGKLFEAFAETDKRKYITFAVEFVSPTDGKTYKVTPHFNKYFDPATPTSPGQSSKNTPIIRFAEVLLIYAEALNEQNGGPTPQAYAAVDRVRTRAGVELLATTSPALGQDAFREAVFEERRKELVYEYQRWFDLARRGPDYFVAKLKAAGKTNAQPKHVHFPIPQRELDLNPNLKQVPAWR, encoded by the coding sequence ATGAAAAAAAATATAATATTCAGTTTAGCGGTACTCTTTTTACTGAGTGCGTGCAATACTTTAGACGAAGATCCAAAAGCTTTTATTTCGTCTACCAATTTTTATAAAACCACCGAAGATGCCGATGCAGCCGTAATTGCGATTCATAATGCTATAAACAGTTCGACACATACGTTGTACAATCGTTTAATTCAGATTGCAACCGAAATGGCGACCGATGATTACGAAGCGGGACCAAGAGCAAGAAATGCGCATGTTAGAGCGTTGTCCAATTTAACGCATGATGCATCAAACGACCGTATGATCGAATTATGGAGACAAAGTTATGACGGAATCAATAGAGCAAATGTGGCTATTGACAATATCGCGAAGAATCCAAATCTTAATTCACAGAAAGACAAAGATTTAATTAACGAAGCAAAGTTCTTACGAGCGCTTTTATACTTTAATTTAGTGCGATGGTTTGGAGATGTTCCGCTGGTTTTACACGAAACAACAGTTTTAACGCCAGAAGCAATCAATGTCAGCAATACGCCAGAAGCAGATGTTTATACGCAGATTGAAAATGATCTAATTGATGCCGAAGCACTTCCTGTAGTACAGCAAAATAAAGGCCGAGTAACGGCTGGCGCTGCAAAAAGTATTTTGGCAAAAGTATATTTAACTGAAAAGAAATGGCAGAAAGCAGCCGAAAAAAGCAAAGAAATCATTGATAGTAAAGTTTATGATTTGTTCGAAAATTATGCTGATGTCTTTAATGTGGCAACCAAAAACGGAAAAGAACATATTTTCTCTGCTCAGTTTAAAGGATTAACCAACTGGAACGGAAATATGCTGGCTTCTACAGCCGCGCCTACTTCGGTTCCTGGAATTGCAGGAGATCAGGCTGATGCTTTGCACAAGGAAGGTAAACTTTTTGAAGCTTTCGCTGAAACAGACAAAAGAAAGTACATCACTTTTGCAGTCGAATTTGTAAGTCCGACCGATGGAAAAACGTATAAAGTTACGCCGCATTTCAATAAATATTTCGATCCAGCGACGCCAACTTCGCCAGGACAGTCTTCTAAAAATACGCCAATTATACGTTTTGCAGAAGTATTGCTGATTTATGCAGAAGCTTTAAACGAACAAAACGGAGGTCCAACTCCACAAGCGTATGCCGCAGTTGACCGAGTGAGAACTAGAGCAGGCGTTGAATTATTAGCAACAACTTCTCCCGCATTAGGTCAAGACGCATTTAGAGAAGCGGTTTTTGAAGAAAGAAGAAAAGAATTGGTTTACGAATATCAGCGCTGGTTTGATTTGGCAAGAAGAGGCCCAGATTATTTTGTAGCTAAATTAAAAGCCGCAGGAAAAACCAACGCACAGCCAAAACACGTTCACTTTCCTATTCCGCAAAGAGAACTGGATTTGAATCCGAATTTGAAACAAGTTCCAGCTTGGAGATAA
- a CDS encoding YeiH family protein — MSTSTKFTIHEDWTVVILAFLIIGISLFLFLPEVPVFKWTNGTDLINNVFEIKNIQTIGVQFLYFISIGIIGTFLVGKSVKNFVLGFPIIYLLTVIALILAGNSEVKALNLEAVIFSLAIGLIIGNFFHLPKWFRSALSTELFVKIGLVLLGTSVIFSDILKAGSLGLIQALVVVLSVWYFAFWLCKKLKVDDELTMMISSAVSICGVSAAIATSGAIKGDSKKLSYVISMVLVTAIPMMIFMPIIASHFNFPEEVTGAWLGGSIDTSGAVVASGTLVGETALKISTIVKFSQNVLLGIAAFAISIYWTYTHNQSSEVQKSKPTLGVIWERFPKFVIGFIAASVVFSFFVAPETRDEVKESLKNLQGLWFALAFTSIGLETNFKDLLQNNSRKPLIAFLAAQFFNIIITLIIAFLLFKP; from the coding sequence ATGTCAACCTCAACAAAATTTACTATTCACGAAGATTGGACCGTCGTTATTCTCGCTTTTCTAATTATCGGAATTTCTCTTTTTCTTTTTCTGCCAGAAGTTCCCGTTTTTAAATGGACAAATGGAACAGATTTAATAAATAATGTTTTCGAAATAAAAAACATTCAAACCATTGGTGTTCAATTTCTTTATTTTATTTCTATTGGGATAATCGGCACTTTCTTAGTTGGGAAATCAGTTAAAAATTTCGTTTTAGGATTTCCAATCATTTATCTGCTGACAGTAATTGCCTTGATACTTGCTGGAAATTCTGAGGTAAAAGCGCTAAATCTAGAAGCAGTCATTTTCAGTTTGGCCATTGGATTAATTATTGGAAATTTCTTCCACCTTCCAAAGTGGTTTCGTTCAGCATTATCAACCGAACTTTTTGTCAAAATCGGATTGGTTTTACTGGGAACGAGTGTTATTTTTTCTGATATTTTAAAAGCGGGTTCATTAGGTTTAATACAGGCTTTAGTTGTCGTTTTATCGGTTTGGTATTTTGCATTTTGGTTATGCAAAAAACTAAAAGTCGACGACGAATTAACCATGATGATTTCGAGTGCGGTTTCAATCTGCGGAGTATCAGCGGCGATTGCAACTTCTGGAGCGATAAAAGGAGATTCAAAAAAATTGTCCTATGTGATTTCGATGGTTTTGGTTACCGCAATTCCGATGATGATTTTTATGCCGATCATAGCCAGTCATTTTAATTTTCCCGAAGAAGTAACAGGCGCTTGGCTCGGCGGAAGTATTGATACCTCTGGAGCTGTCGTCGCATCTGGAACTTTGGTTGGCGAAACTGCTTTAAAAATAAGTACAATTGTCAAATTCTCACAAAATGTTTTATTGGGTATAGCCGCTTTTGCCATTTCAATTTATTGGACATATACTCACAATCAATCTTCTGAGGTTCAAAAATCGAAACCAACTCTAGGCGTAATCTGGGAACGTTTTCCAAAATTTGTCATTGGGTTTATAGCAGCTTCTGTTGTCTTTTCGTTTTTTGTTGCACCAGAAACCCGAGATGAAGTAAAAGAAAGCTTAAAAAATCTGCAAGGACTTTGGTTTGCCTTAGCTTTTACAAGTATTGGCTTAGAAACCAATTTTAAAGATTTGCTTCAAAACAACAGCAGAAAACCTTTAATAGCATTTCTCGCTGCGCAATTCTTTAATATCATTATTACATTGATTATCGCTTTTTTGCTTTTTAAACCTTAA